A stretch of the Vigna radiata var. radiata cultivar VC1973A chromosome 7, Vradiata_ver6, whole genome shotgun sequence genome encodes the following:
- the LOC106766841 gene encoding uncharacterized protein LOC106766841: MSDHLVLFVDRLVRPVPVVEPLAQHPVQPAPEPSTPVDEAAAGPSGSASAAEDDSVDENALLLPLAECRICQEEDSVNNLETPCSCSGSLKYAHRKCVQHWCNEKGDIICEICHKSYEPGYTAPPPRLQPEETTIDIGGGWTISGMPLDLRDPRLLAIAEAERQFLEAEYDGYAASNANGAAFCRSVALILMALLLLRHALSVTDADAEDDPSTFFSLFLLRAAGFLLPCYIMAWAISILQRRRQRQEAAALAATQVAFVLQSEQRRGLQFAIAPAPTINTHQ, from the exons aTGAGCGATCATCTGGTGCTGTTCGTGGACCGCCTGGTGCGGCCCGTGCCAGTGGTGGAGCCGCTGGCCCAGCACCCGGTCCAGCCCGCTCCCGAGCCCTCAACCCCCGTGGATGAAGCTGCGGCGGGACCCTCCGGCTCCGCTTCGGCGGCCGAGGACGACAGCGTCGACGAGAACGCGTTGCTGCTGCCCTTGGCGGAGTGTCGCATTTGCCAAGAGGAGGATAGCGTCAACAATTTAGAAACTCCTTGCTCCTGCAGCGGTAGTCTTAAG TATGCTCATAGAAAGTGCGTCCAGCATTGGTGTAATGAGAAAGGTGATATAATTTGTGAGATTTGTCACAAG TCGTATGAACCTGGTTATACTGCCCCGCCACCTCGTCTTCAACCTGAAGAAACTACCATTGACATAGG TGGAGGCTGGACAATCTCTGGCATGCCATTGGATTTGCGTGACCCCCGACTCTTGGCAATTGCCGAGGCAGAACGTCAATTCTTGGAAGCTGAATATGATGGATATGCTGCTTCAAACGCCAATGGAGCTGCATTTTGTCGTTCAGTTGCTCTAATT TTAATGGCCCTTTTACTTTTGAGGCATGCACTTTCTGTCACGGATGCTGATGCTGAAGATGATCCATCTACCTTTTTCTCT CTTTTCTTGCTTCGAGCTGCTGGTTTTCTTTTACCTTGCTATATCATGGCCTGGGCAATCAGTATTTTGCAACGCAGGCGACAAAGACAA GAGGCTGCAGCACTAGCAGCAACCCAAGTTGCGTTTGTTCTACAATCTGAACAACGTAGGGGTCTGCAGTTTGCCATAGCACCAGCACCAACAATTAACACACACCAGTAA